From a region of the Fischerella sp. JS2 genome:
- a CDS encoding alpha/beta hydrolase — protein sequence MPYINVRGVEHYYEWIRKPSIVSQPKPVMVFVHGWAGSARYWQSTATALLEQFDCLLYDLRGFGRSCGKPTAVTKASEAVVDSDSPQEELQALTELTYELEAYAHDLAALLNQLQIQRAYIHAHSMGASIATLFLNRYPERVEKAILTCSGIFEYDEKAFAAFHKFGSYVVKFRPQWLAKIPLVDRMFIARFLHRPIPAPERRAFLQDFLVADYDAALGTIFTSVSKAAAELMPQEFTQITVPTLLVSGEYDKIIPAEMGRQAAKLNQAVEYVMIPKTAHFPMLEDAPTYLKKVQEFLSIVNG from the coding sequence ATGCCTTACATTAATGTCCGTGGCGTAGAGCATTATTACGAGTGGATACGAAAACCATCCATTGTTTCTCAACCTAAACCAGTGATGGTTTTTGTACACGGTTGGGCTGGTTCCGCTAGGTACTGGCAAAGTACTGCAACAGCTTTATTGGAACAATTTGATTGTCTGCTTTATGATTTACGGGGGTTCGGACGTTCCTGTGGTAAGCCGACTGCTGTCACTAAAGCTAGTGAAGCTGTTGTTGATTCCGATTCTCCCCAGGAAGAATTACAAGCACTTACAGAATTAACTTACGAATTAGAAGCATACGCCCATGACTTAGCAGCGTTGTTGAATCAATTACAAATTCAACGCGCTTACATTCACGCCCATTCTATGGGCGCTTCCATCGCTACTCTATTTCTCAACCGCTACCCAGAACGAGTAGAAAAAGCAATTCTCACCTGTAGTGGTATTTTTGAGTACGATGAAAAAGCGTTTGCAGCCTTTCATAAATTCGGTAGCTACGTTGTCAAATTTCGTCCCCAATGGTTAGCAAAAATACCGTTAGTAGACAGGATGTTCATAGCGCGATTTTTGCATCGCCCTATACCAGCACCAGAAAGGCGGGCTTTTTTACAAGATTTTCTTGTTGCTGATTATGATGCAGCTTTAGGCACAATTTTTACTTCTGTCAGCAAAGCTGCTGCTGAGTTAATGCCGCAGGAATTTACTCAGATAACTGTACCGACGCTGCTCGTGTCAGGAGAATATGACAAAATTATTCCTGCCGAGATGGGACGTCAAGCGGCAAAACTGAATCAAGCAGTAGAATATGTGATGATTCCCAAAACAGCCCATTTCCCAATGTTGGAAGATGCACCAACTTACTTAAAAAAAGTGCAAGAATTTTTGTCAATAGTTAATGGTTAA